The sequence GTTATGTTATTCAAGGTAACAGTGTTAGATGCTGTGTCAATCACGGCGCCCATGGATCTGAGAGATTCAAATCCAATGAGTCCATCGAAAAAATTGTGAAATCGAAACAGgtaaaatttttgatttggcAGTCCTTTCACAAAATTAGTAAAAGGATTTAGGAAGGTGAATTGGTCAATTTTACAGGTCCCACTTATATTATTGACACTTTGtgaaggtccgctttggatataagtcttcggaacgatttccgggacaatataatttttattagcCCCTGTATCAATTAGGAACTTATAgcttttattattttgtctcGGTATCTCTAAGTATGGAAGAAAGTTGTTTGTTATTTGGTTTCCTGCGGATCTAACTCCGTACAAAAATTTAGTTCTTCTTGGGGTTCTTCTTCTACATCAAGGAGTGTGGCTAAACCATATCCTTGTTCTATTTCTGGTTCTGGGTATTGTTGGTATTCATGAACATTTTCGGCTGCTTGCGTTTCCGCAGGCATATCGTGACAGTTTATTTGTCCTGTTTTCTTATAGGGGACAACCTGATTGTAGTTCTGACGAACCGCTTGGCCTGAAGGGTCGGGTTTTATGTTTGGTAAAGCTTGAATTTGGGGTCTGTAATTAAAAATAGGatttgtttgattttggtttagtCTGGCTTGAAATTGGGGCTGATAATTAAAATTCGAATTCTGTTGGTATGCCGGGTTGAATCCTGCGGGCACAAACCTTTGAAATGGCGGTCTGTACGCCATCTGTGGAGGTGCGTATAATTTATGTTGATATGTGGGTGTAAAGTTTGGTGAACGACCAAATTGTGGTCCGTTATTGTGTGTTGTTGGTTTAGCTTTCGGAGGATCAGGTGAATGTTTATGATTTCTCTCTCTTTTTCGTTGAGAAGCATTAAATTGCTCCAAAGTGCATGGTGGGCCTCATTCAAATTAGTGGGACGCGACGCTCTAGTGAGTGTCGCGTACGGTTCATTCAATCCATCTATGAATGCGAGCTTTATCATGCATTCATAACTGGATGTTAAAGTTCTGGAACATTTCCTAATTTCCTGGTCCAGCATAATTTTTGCAGAAATGTCTGCAAGTAATTCGCgacattccttaaaaaattcgtCAACAGATTTACTGTTCTGTTGTAAATATGGAATTTTCGTAACAAGGGTCCCCAAATCCCTTTTATCGCCGAAATAATCTTCAAGCGTTTTCTTAATTTCGTCCCATAATACGGGAGTGTGATTTTGGACTAACACATCATTTGCTTCACCAACAATTTTATCCCTAATGATGCTGTACCATAGCGGTAAAGCGGTTGCCTCATCATTAGGCGTCGgacataatttatttgaaaaatcaattttgctgTCCACAGAAGTTATCCAGTTAGAAAGTAATTTAGGGTCTCCACTATAAGAGACAATTAATTTAATTGCATCAGGGACTTTTGATGCGTCAAACCGTACAGCATTAGATGATAGAGAAGGCGATAGGGGTACTGTTGATGCACTGGTTGCTTGAAGAGCGGCAATTTGTGCGGTTTGATCGCGAGCCAGCTGAGCTTGCCGTTCAACTAGTTCGGTCAGTTCGTCAATCTGTGATTGTAAATCGCTGGCTGATTGAGATCTTGTAGTCATTCCGCTTGTAAAACTAAAATTGAGTTGCTGTCGCGCACACAAATTTCACTTATCAATGTATCACTTATTGGTTATATCGATCACTTATATTAATTTCAAGtcacttgcaaaaaaaaaaaatagtaaatagttGTAAATTTATAAATTGAATTAATTAATTAACTTAATTTTACTAATGGAATCGCTTACCTCGAATCAACTGGTATGCTGCCAATGATGCGCCAGGGCGGGTGAAGCTGTCCGTGTGGTTCGCTGGGGTGGTGACGTGTTTCCGCTGAACTAGTCACTATAATCACTTTTCTTCCTGATCCTGGCACTGCACTTAAATCCGGACGAATCACTAGGTTTTCCTGATCACTACGGCAGGCACTTTGGATTTTCCAAACGCGACGCGGTGGCTAGAACATTGAAATCACTCCCCCCTCAGAATCGACTGCGCCAGTTATAATTTGGGACTACCGGATAGACTTTTTAGAAAGAGAGCAACTTTAAACTTCACAGTTCCACACTTGGGAAAAGActaactttatttatttattccaaaAGTTACAAAGGCCTGACTTGGAAGAGGGATTGTGCCTAGCTAAGTTATTTATGAAAAACAGATATCGTCGTCTGGTCCTCGTGGTCGACGTTTGTGCTGATGTGCCGAATGCGTAAGTGGGGCAATTGGTGCTATGTGGAAGTTGATGAGCCAGCGGGTTCTTGTGACTGCTTCAATGTTGCCAATTGCAGGAATAGTTGTTGTTGttggggaagatccattaattacgtaacgcaaaaattgggcattttcaaccccccctcccccctatgtcacactttttgtatgaaacgtctgcaaattttgtatggatcgtcacactttgaccaaccccccctcccccctcaaagcgttacgtaatttgtggacgcccccttgttgttgttgtatatTCTTGATTTGATTTAATGATCCTTGGATAATGTCCGATGTTGATTGATGTTCAGGGTTGGAGGAAATCTGTTCGAtaacttatatatatatatatatatatatatatatatatatatatatatatatatatacttgagtcgagtcaagtacgagacactgaagacggccttactgttgaggtcgaaatacgtatctgtcaagatacaattaagtggtggaatttcaataggattgtacaaactcgtcttacacgaaaaaaaatcttcataatGATTATATTTGGCAAAAcacatacatttttgccattGTGTTTTCTTAATAAATTATATGCGTTTTTACAATGAGTGTCATGAGGCATGTCATAAGATAATCATAACAttatattaatacatttcatgtCTTTCGTAAATACGtaatattaaatgaaaaaatgccATCCTTACGATTGTTGAATGaacttcatgaaaaaaattataagaaaacgATAAAGTTTGTTAatgcttattattattatggtTTCAATGGTTCACATACTTTTTGTTCtttgctttaaaaaaataatctaaGGTACATAGAAGAGAAcatactttttatttttattttgtacaTATATGTCTACTCAGTATTTTGCAGGTATATGATTTTCAAACTTCATTTTAACTGCTAAAAGTGGCCGGCATACTGCCAATTTCACATTGTTCAGGTCCATTGTCCTGTGGTCGTAGCCGGATCTTAACGTCGAATCCTGAAATTCTCCTTCTTCTGTCGGTCACCTAACCACTACCCATCGTCGAAGCGGGATAATAATTCGGGAAttgtgctgctgctgttgaaTACAGTTATCAGCTCCATTTGATCTCTGCTTTGCCAATCTGCTTGCATCAATCGGAGAGTTCTGATGCCGCAGCTAGCTTGCTGCTACTGCCGTTTTACTGATACCCTTCGATTCTAAACAATTTGATCTCGGCGGTATTAGAGCGCTCCAATTGGTCTGATTCAGGCACAGGATTGGCTGAGAAAAAAGATCCGCTGGAGTTTATGTCTATAATAGCGGCACCATCATCACCGATAGGTGGTACATACACCTACCCTCTATTCTGCGATGTGAGATTACGACTCATTCCGAATAAGTTTCTGAACGTTTCTGTACCACCGACAAAAAAGAAATGCTCATCAGTATAATTTTATTCCTTATGAataaagataaattatttccatACCTGTGTTTATACCCATgttttataaaatttgaaaactacAATGCAGTCCGGATAATTAAAAGCCTAATAGGTACGCCCGTAAAGCTTTTCTGtaggaaaaagaaaacaaaaatataccAGGATTAATACCTAATAGATGGGAAATTCtattattgcgctttttgcactttataagagttctgcgagattttttttcacacagtcatctttttctcacactcaatacactaaaaaaagtttgattttccgtgtttaatatttgtgtgtgagtgctcaatttgaaaacaaatagacgtcaagtcatggcgggaatcgatttagtgtacacgcttacatatgactaacgagtaatgggttataattgggtaaatttcagtaacaaaaatcgatcaacccgaaatgagagtgggtGTGAGAAAatgaagcgggcaaatcacaatctacacataactcttcaaattggtgaaatcggcaatattcAAATCACAAATTAATTACCTCAATCAGCGCGGCATCCTCTTCACGTCTTCAAATCGCCATGTTTGTTTTCTATTCCATTACCAATCGAAAGTATAAGTCAAGCTTTATAATTTTTTGCCATTTagcgaaacttatacttttcattgcGATATGAAATACAATATATGTACACGCTaaatattgccgatttcaccaatttgaagagttatgtgtagattgtgatttgcccgcttcatTTTCTCACacccactctcatttcgggttgatcgatttttgttactgaaatttacccaattataacccattactcgttagtcatatgtaagcgtgtacactaaatcgattcccgccatgacttgacgtctatttgttttcaaattgagcactcacacacaaatattaaacacggaaaatcaaactttttttagtgtattgagtgtgagaaaaagatgactgtgagaaaaaaaatctcgcagaactcttataaagtgcaaaaagcgcaataaattgcatacaaatattttattgaTCGTCTAATAAAATTTATGTTTAGGTTATGAGAAATATGAATCAAATTGAATCAATATaataattacttttttttacgtgtatgacaagtgaaaacattccactaaaaagctcataataattttcttaacatgaaaaacctatttttcggtaaaaaGTAACGATCGGAGATCGGTAAATGTTAACGATAATTCTTGCTCATCACCATTACCTAACTTTAGGTAATCAATGATTACCTACATtttaggtatgtgcactttaCTTCGATTATCGGTATTTTTTACCGACTTTTAGATACTCCTCTCTAAGCGTGCAGAGAAAGAAGGTTAGCGCCATCTACATATGACATCCCGATCCATATCAAGATTGCGTTTCAATATAGTCTTTTCCGAATATTACGAATTACAATATCAAAACAGAACTGTCAAAATGAGCCTTTATCTTCAAAAACCTCAAAAACACGTTCGCTCGCCAGCAGCCGTCAAAACAGTTCTTCGCGGTGAAAAAGTTAGTGCTTAGTCGTTACGGTTAGAAAAAGTGAATGTGCTGACGTGAAAAAGCTACACCCGAAGGATTGATTGTGGCGAAGCATCACTGTTAGTTTCCTCTTGAATTTGAAAGAGTCCTAAATGTACCAATCGTTTTTAGTTTCCTTCAGTAGAATAGCACTTTTCCGGAACGGTGCCAAGTTCAAGCCAACATCTTTTTCCCGCAGCCCAAATTGGTTAAACGTTGGTGAAAGTGGAAAATTTCATCATCCTTGGAATCGATCTATTAGTCAGCAAGTAACAGCCAGCCAGAAAGCATTTTCGTGGGGCTCCAACAAGAAGCATCGTGACTTTAAGTTAAAAGCTCAACTGCTGGAAAATATGGCTTCGGATCCGAAAATTGAGGAGGTGTTGGCTCCGTTGCGGATGGCAGTCAAAGAACAGGTTCGAAGGGTGGATACTTTGTAGAGTCCAATGCTAATGATTTTTTGTTGCAGGGTGATTTGGTAAGGAAATTAAAAGCTGATGGGGCACCGGAAATAGATGTGAAGAAGGCTGTCAACGAGCTGAAGGCTCGAAAGAAGATCCTTGAAGATAAGGAGCTAAGCCTAGCTCCTTCGGTTGCAAGCTTCGATAGGGCAAGAATGGAAGATCTGTTGAAACGAAGGTTCTTTTATGATCAAAGTTTCGCGATTTATGGCGGAATCACCGGTCAGTACGATTTTGGTCCGATGGGTTGTGCATTGAAATCCAATATGATCAACACCTGGAGACAGTTCTTCGTGCTTGAAGAACAAATGTTGGAGGTGGATTGCTCGATCCTCACGCCGGAACCGGTTTTAAAAGCTTCTGGACACGTCGATCGGTTCGCAGATCTGATGGTGAAAGATGTGAAAAATGGCGAGTGTTTCCGACTGGATCATTTGATTAAGAATCATTTGGAGAAGGCTGCTGCCGCAAAGGACGCAACGGCAGCTTTGAAGGATGAATGTTCTGACATCGTTATTAAATTGGACGGAATGACCAAGGACGAGATGGCTGCAATTTTGCAGAAGTTCAACATGAAGAGTCCAACTACAGGAAATGACCTAACAGAGCCTATTGAGTTCAACCTCATGTTTGGAACTCAGATTGGGCCAACCGGTTTAGTGAAAGGATTTCTCCGACCAGAAACAGCTCAGGGAATATTTGTCAATTTCAAGCGTTTGTTGGAATTTAACCAAGGCAAACTCCCATTTGCAGCAGCTCAAATTGGCAATTcgttccggaatgagatttcaCCACGATCAGGGCTTATCCGTGTGCGTGAGTTCACCATGTGTGAGATTGAGCATTTCTGTGACCCGCAGCATAAGGATCATCCCAAGTTCGAGAACGTAAAGGATATCGTCATGACACTGTACTCGGCGTGCAATCAAATGGACGGCAAAAGCGCCCAACAGATTACGATAGGAGAAGCTGTTGGAAGCGGTTTGGTCGCTAACGAAACACTGGGCTACTTCATGGCTCGGATTCAACAATTCATGCTGAAGATCGGAATACTTCCTGAGCGACTTCGCTTCCGTCAACATATGGGCAACGAAATGGCTCACTATGCTTGCGATTGTTGGGATGCGGAGTGTTTAACTAGTTACGGTTGGATTGAATGCGTTG comes from Armigeres subalbatus isolate Guangzhou_Male chromosome 2, GZ_Asu_2, whole genome shotgun sequence and encodes:
- the LOC134213566 gene encoding glycine--tRNA ligase isoform X1, with the protein product MYQSFLVSFSRIALFRNGAKFKPTSFSRSPNWLNVGESGKFHHPWNRSISQQVTASQKAFSWGSNKKHRDFKLKAQLLENMASDPKIEEVLAPLRMAVKEQGDLVRKLKADGAPEIDVKKAVNELKARKKILEDKELSLAPSVASFDRARMEDLLKRRFFYDQSFAIYGGITGQYDFGPMGCALKSNMINTWRQFFVLEEQMLEVDCSILTPEPVLKASGHVDRFADLMVKDVKNGECFRLDHLIKNHLEKAAAAKDATAALKDECSDIVIKLDGMTKDEMAAILQKFNMKSPTTGNDLTEPIEFNLMFGTQIGPTGLVKGFLRPETAQGIFVNFKRLLEFNQGKLPFAAAQIGNSFRNEISPRSGLIRVREFTMCEIEHFCDPQHKDHPKFENVKDIVMTLYSACNQMDGKSAQQITIGEAVGSGLVANETLGYFMARIQQFMLKIGILPERLRFRQHMGNEMAHYACDCWDAECLTSYGWIECVGCADRSAYDLTQHTNATGVKLVAEKKLPAPKTIEVTEVVPNKAVLGKVFKKEAKNITDLLANLSLSDVETIGNNLADKGEHVIDLNGSAVILKSDMIAVKTTSKTIHVEEITPSVIEPSFGVGRIMYSLLEHSFQMREGDEQRGYFSLPPIVAPLKCSVLPLSNNAEFVPFVKKISSALTNVDISHKVDDSSGSIGRRYARTDEIAIPYGITIDFDTLKEPNSVTLRERDSMKQVRVGLDEVSQVVRDLATSRLSWIEVEAKYPKFEQQEASTK
- the LOC134213566 gene encoding glycine--tRNA ligase isoform X2; the encoded protein is MASDPKIEEVLAPLRMAVKEQGDLVRKLKADGAPEIDVKKAVNELKARKKILEDKELSLAPSVASFDRARMEDLLKRRFFYDQSFAIYGGITGQYDFGPMGCALKSNMINTWRQFFVLEEQMLEVDCSILTPEPVLKASGHVDRFADLMVKDVKNGECFRLDHLIKNHLEKAAAAKDATAALKDECSDIVIKLDGMTKDEMAAILQKFNMKSPTTGNDLTEPIEFNLMFGTQIGPTGLVKGFLRPETAQGIFVNFKRLLEFNQGKLPFAAAQIGNSFRNEISPRSGLIRVREFTMCEIEHFCDPQHKDHPKFENVKDIVMTLYSACNQMDGKSAQQITIGEAVGSGLVANETLGYFMARIQQFMLKIGILPERLRFRQHMGNEMAHYACDCWDAECLTSYGWIECVGCADRSAYDLTQHTNATGVKLVAEKKLPAPKTIEVTEVVPNKAVLGKVFKKEAKNITDLLANLSLSDVETIGNNLADKGEHVIDLNGSAVILKSDMIAVKTTSKTIHVEEITPSVIEPSFGVGRIMYSLLEHSFQMREGDEQRGYFSLPPIVAPLKCSVLPLSNNAEFVPFVKKISSALTNVDISHKVDDSSGSIGRRYARTDEIAIPYGITIDFDTLKEPNSVTLRERDSMKQVRVGLDEVSQVVRDLATSRLSWIEVEAKYPKFEQQEASTK